The nucleotide window CTCCACCCAATCTCCGTACCGACGGTGGACAATCTCTCTTGCCTAACTGTTGGACCTTATTCCACAAATGCACATGGAGATTGGCCGACCCTGCTGCCACCTCATCCTCTCGCAGTTTTCTTTCCTTGAGTGACCTCAGAAGCATGACCTTTCTGCGCTACTCCCATGGTCAGCTCATCTTCTACGACAACAATGGGTTCCATATTGTTAATCCATTCAGTGGCACTAAGGTTGGTCCTCCTTCCCTCCGTCAGTTCTCTTCACTTGCATCAGCTATGTCACCTTAACTGCCCCTGTTGCATCCGCTGACTCGCATCTCCTAGTCGGGGCTGGAGCCTATCTGTTCCTGTGGCGCATCGGGAGCGACTCTTGGACAAAACACAGTCCTAAAGTTGGTCGTTTTTCGATTGAACAAAATGTGGCCTTCAAGGGCAAGACATATGCCCTAGGGTCTTtcgggtggttctacatcattcACTTGTCACCCAGTCTCATTATTCAGAAGTTTAAAGTTGTGTTTGAGGAAGATAAAACCGAAGATCTCTATTCGGCAAATGACAAGGCATGGCTAGCGGTGTGTGGTGATGCACTTCTCTTGATCAAACTTGTGGAGGCGGGAAGAGCGATGCGCTCGGAGGCCTTCCAGTTCATGGCCTTCAAGCTTGAGTCATTGGACACCATGACCAAGAAGGCAAGGTGGGTGAAGGTGAACAAGTTAGATAACTGGGCCGTCTTTATCAGCGTTGACGAGCGGTGCGAGGCGTTGCCGTGCATGAACCCGGAGGGATGGGGAGGGAGGAGCAACCACATATACTTCCCGAGTTATCAGTCTGAAAAACCTTGGGCTGCAGTGCAACTATGGCAAAAATGTTATTACCGTTCGACACAGCTCTTCGACACTGGAAGACGGTACCTGAAATTGCAGTCAACCTGGGTCTTCCCCGCGCGTTTCCTCGTTCCGGCCTGCGATGATCTTACGGCCGTGGGTGCAGTTGGTGATTAGCTTCTGATACAGCTTTGGTGGGAGGATTCTACAATGTTGCAGTCACAGGATGAGTAGTTCACTGAATGTTCGTTCCGAAACTTGCATTACAAACAGAAGTGTAGATTAAGTTATCAGATTATGTACTTTCCTCTTTTTTCTGCGGCAATTACAAGGGACCCATATGTTTTATTTCTCATTTATTACAGATTGTGGAGTTTTCTTGTACCTGGGCACTTGATAACATGGGCTAGGTCTGTAACTTCCTTTTCATACATAGATAGCTAAGAGTAATTGTACTATGGTTGTTGATTATTCACATGATGTGCTTGAGCATATGACAGTCTCATTGGGTGGAAATGTAAACATTGAGAACATAGCTTGGGCAGAGCTACAATTTTTTAACTGAACATTGTACGCTATTTTGGGCTCGAGAATTGCAAGGTCACCAAGAATTAGAGTGAGGATGCAAGTCCATAGCATCAGGTTATTATAAACTGCAAGTTCAGCCAACAAACATATAAGCAGCATATGTGCATTCAGCACAAATTTTATATTTCGCACCAACAAAAACTAGGCAGACAGAGTGTTCGACAACCAAACAGATCTGCATTTGAACATAGCTTCAGCAAACAGCTCTGCATGCATTTGATTATCTCTGTTTAAAAGAAGATCAAGCTACAAATAGATGTATGGACCAAACAAAGCACATAACTAAAATAAAAGCCCAGGCACATCTGACATGGTGCACACAAAAAATGCTGAAGAGTGATATGAAGACCCAAGAAGCTAGTATTGTTTCAAGATGCAAACCCTTATCCCTTGTATGCAAAACGGGAGTAATTAACAAGGTTCAGCAAAAACAGCAACATGTAGCACACGTTTTGCCTCCAGGAATGTACACTGGGTGGCAAACAGAGATTATTACAAATCTTGATGTACTCCTTCAAAGGAGCGGAAACTAGAAGGAACATAGCGACAAAAAGTCCCCAAGTGCAGCCAACGACAACAAGACAACTGTGCGGTGCAATGACACGATCTCATACCCAAGCTGCAAAGGATGTAGGATTGCGAGCAAGATAAGCATTGATCGTCGCAAAACAAGGTTCTGGCTCCAACTCCTCATTTTGGTTGCCATCTACTGGGTATGAAAATACTCGATAGTTTTCATCCAACTGATAGACAAGGCCACCCCTTAAACCCATTCTCTCTGGGTTCACTAAGAGTCGTGGCTGTCCAGTACATTTCGCGCCAAAGAAGAACGCCCACTTCTTCAAGCCTCCCTCTTCCACGCTCACATACTTTGCAGGTTCAGTTGAGAAGTCAATGGAGAAGACTTCCCCGTTACGACCAAGtaggagaagtgtgtcttcacaAGCCACCAAATTTCCGAAAAGCACGTACGGGTCCATATAATCTCTGCACTCAACTCTTAGTACCTCAACATGAAACTGGGGTGCCAAATGCACGGTGTATAGTTTTTGACGCATCCTCATAATGACCCGGCCTTTGAAGGACACCATCTCCTTGATTAAATGTGCATTTAGAAAATCGCAGTGCAACCAAGAGGGGCTCCCAACTCGCCAAGCGTACAGGCAGTGTGGGCTGCTGACAAATAGATATGAATCTGGTGACGCCTCTGGAGATATGAAGGTTCTGTAGCATAGTTGACTCAATGGGAAAGGTGGAGCTGCAACCGTAGTGCCAGTGAGAACGTCCATAATGACAAGAGATCTGTCGTAGCAGAAAATCGCATGACCATAAGAACATTTGACGACTGCCATTTTGTCCAAAATACTTGAAGGGGTCAAGCGACACAATGGAGTACTTGGATATACTGGATCAATGAGCTCCCATGTGTTTCCAATGTTAGAGCCAGCTGAGCTTGTCTGGTCGGCACAGTTCCGGAAAATAACAGGTGGGAAGAGCTCGCCTAAGGTAGATTTGATTGACATGAATGCGGCATACCAGCTAGGGCAGGTGGCGATGAACGCAAGAAGGTCACGAGTTGAACCCAATAGGACAATGATGGAGTGCAATAATCCATGTGGTAGGTCCGCCCAGCCTTCGGGTCCAAACATAACACGATGCACGAAGATGGGGGTGTTGGAGCTCCGGTTGATGTTTTGCATGATATCAGCTTCAAATTCTGCATTAAGGATCATGAAAGAAAAACAATTTTAGCAATGGAATTGAGTTAACTATATAATATAAATTGCTATCACTATTTTAATTCACTTGGTACTACTACAGCTATGATAATTATACAAACACGATAAAATTGTTTGTAGAAACTATAAACATAATACACAGTAGAGTTAGAGTAAAGAGTACAGTATTGCCATCGAAATATGCATCTGCATCAAGAAAATTCGATCATGATAAAATTCATCAACATTTGAAAAGAAAAGGCAAGTTCTGTATTTTTCTTTCCACCGAATGTTATTTATATGTGTTGCGCAACAGGTTTGGCTCTTGTCTCCACCTCTATTTGAAATTTCATCAATATTGAAATTCTAAGATTGTTCTACACCGATAGTGGTAAACCCTTGACCTATTTCATATTTTTCATAGTATAAACACAACAGGATCGCACATCCACCAACAACACATACACTCAGATCCCCAAATCATCCATGGCAGAGTCAGGCTAACAAGAACAAAAGTGTGATGAGCGCGTCAGAGGAGGTCGCCCCCAATGGGGGTGATGGCAGGCCATGGAAGATGATCCTAGGCAGCCTTGCGCGGTGGAGAACTCTGTCTGACCGTGGACCATGGCACCGGTCAGCGAATATATATAGTTGGCCAACCCACGAGACCATGTCCTACATGGAAATTGACTTAACCTAGATCACATCGTATACTACATATTTGTAATCAAGCTTGACTCAAACACGTGAATTCCTACTAGTACATGTACATGACTTTGGTTAGTCCCCAAAGAACTAAAGCCACGTTACATGCAAGCACCAACTACATCATGTTCCAAACAAAACAATCAAGATTATGCTAACACTAGCGTCGGCCCCTGCACCACCAATGGCTGTCATGGGTTCCCAACTCCAGCAGGAGGTGGGGAAGGTCTTGTCCATGATACTGGCAATCACTCCAAACCTGCTTGTATGTACAAATCAGAGCAAGGGGGTAGAACTCGACATCAACTTGGTTCCTTCCCTTGCCGGGGCTGAACCCGGAGGGCGGAGGTGATTCAAGGCCAGGCCTCCTCCATGAGTCCGGCAGCCCGCAAGGAAAATGAAGTGGGTGAAGTCAACCTCAGCAAGACTCCTCCCCTACCCCTGGAGCCGGTAACACGAAAGTCAAGCACCACAAAGATAAGAAATAGCCTCAAGGGTAAGCCAAGGAAGTAAGTTGATCAATCCCTGGTGAACACCGGGGCGGTGTTGGGTAAATACATGGGACGTGACGGTGAGTCTGGTAGTTAGTTTGTGGCGACACCTAGTTACAAGGGTCCTGGTCTGAACAAGAAGGCATGAGGTGAGGGTAATGGAGGTGGCATGAGCAACATAGTTGTGTTAGGCGGTTAGGAAGCTATCGGCCCATGGGTTACCGATGAATGACATGTGATAAGGAAGGCACCACTAGGAGAAATGAGTCGCCTGATCTAGAACTGTTGGGGCCTCGGGTAGTCCCGGATAGTTGAAGAGCTAGTTTGCCTCGTGCGCACATATACCACTTGATGATCGTATTAGTTCCTGAAACTCGGCAATGTGAAAAGAGTTTCAATAATCTTAGGTGGATGGTAGGCCGCCAGAATTGTATTGTGCGTGATGGTAAGGGAAAGGGTGCCTTGCGTTGTTCTCAGATGAATTAACTAAAATAAAAAGACTGCCATATGACCTGAGGTACATCGATGTCTTAATTCATGATTATTCCCGTGGCCCGAAGTGTCGGGCTACATGGTGAACCTAAGGAGTAAGGAAGACGTCACATCTGGAGTTTACTCAAAAGAATAAACCAGATGCTCATGAACACTTGTTGAtgataggtgatttttatgagaCGATGTGGCAGCATGAGCACTTCTCAGTAGCTTGGATATCCGAAAGAAAAATACCAATTTCAGAGAAGCCTTGTTCTAGTGTGATCTTCATAATTGGGGCTATAAGGGGCCATCCTGGACATACGATAACAAACAGTATGGTAAAAGAAATGTGATCGTCGGGTTGAAAGTGCAATTGCATCGCCGGGTTGGTGTGATTTATTCCGAGTGTACAGTGGTACACACATGTTCCAACCACTTTCCTCTATGGCTGCAATACGGAGACAGACCAAGGTGCATAGCAACGTGAAATCCTTCCGGTATGAGTAGATATGCTAAAGAGTACCATCACTAGAGGGAACTACTGAAGTCCCTGGCCAATGACTGCACTAAGCTGGGAGTGCTGCAACAGGATGTTTAGTCCTGGACATGAAAGATTTTGGGTCCATGATAAGGAGTACTCACTGGCTGAGAAGGAATATTACAGTCACATACTGAATGCACCATTTTATTGGTTGCGGATGGTCGGGAAAGCATCTTAAGAAAGCAGGTCTTGGAAAGGAGGTTAATGCCTATCAAAATTGTTGGGGGAGCCGCGATGTCTCTAAACTAATGTTTGTTGATGACAGCCTTTTGTTCTTCAAGGCCGTACGAACAGAGGTGAGGGTAGTGAAGGACACTCCAAATCTATTTCAAAGGTGTACATGATAGCTTCTTAGCCCAGCTAAATGCTCTTTATTATTTAGTGAACACTGCCCGCCCCATGTCCAGTAAGAGATAATGGTCACTCTTGGTGTTGTGGCTTCCACTTTTGAGAGTAAATATTTGGGTTTACAAACCCCAGAAGGTAGGATGTTTGCCTCGAATTTCAGTCGATCATGGAAAGGTTCACAAAAATGTGCAAGGACTGGATTGAAAAGTATATGGCCCATGCAGCTAAAGAGGTCTTGATCAAGTAAGTGGTTCAAGCGCTTCCCACTTACTTCTTTGGATTGTTCAAATGTCCTTGGGCTGTTGTGATAAGTATGAAAAACTTATCTGGGACTTTAGGTGGGGCGATGAGTAAGGACATCACAAGTCCATTGGCTCTCGTGGTACCAACTGGTAAAACAAAAGAGAGGAGGTGTTCTAGTATTCTAGGATATGCATATGTTTAACTAAGCTCTCTTGGCAAGGCAAGGGTGGAGACTGATTCACAAGTCAGATAGTTTATGTTCCAGAGTCTTGAGATCAGAATATTATCCTCGTGTGGATATTCTGGACGTGGTCATTTCCTCATATGCATCGCCGTCTTGGAGTTAAGATACTCAAGGAAGGCATCATCTGGCGTATAGTGAATGGATGAAAAATTCAGATTCAGAGAGACAACTGGATTCTGAGACAGTATGGCCTCGGGTTGCCAAATTCGCTAGAATCTCAAGGTTGAGGTGGGTTAACCAGTTAATTGTCTCGATAAAAAATGAATGGAATATTAACCTTGTCCATAGTCTACTTTCTGACTTTTTTATGTAGAGGAGATATTTAGCATAAATCACCCTTCTACATGATGGATGACTTGCTTATAAATTGCCACCCAACTCAAATTCAGGTACAATTCCCCTGCTTCTAGCTCTTCAAGTACGACATATAATTGGAGTATTTGGGATGTGATTTGGAGAGCTAAGGTTCCAGAGAAGGTTAAAATCTTTGGCTGGAGGTTGTTATTGGCTCACTGGCTACACAATCGTGTAAATTTATAAAGGCACTGAGTATAACACCGTTTGTGCTATTTCTGGTAACAATGTGGAGCATGAATTCCAATCTCCACAGTGGCTTTGGGATGTTGGCTAGTGTCCCATCAATACTTCTTTTTTGAGGGAATTGGTGTCCCATCAATACTTAATGCCCCCCTGTCTAATGATTGCAATCAGTCTATAGTAATATACGAGTCTAGTGTTTTCCCTCAATTAAATAAAATAAACACAACTCGAAGATCAACTAATTTTTACCTTAATTTTTCTAGAAAAAATAGGGCGAGTTCTTCCCCTACCTTCTTCGATGTTGACAGCGGAGGGAGAAGTGGAGGCAACGACTACCTTCTCCGATGCCAGTCGTGGTAAGACGTGGCCATCGGAGATGGTATCCTGATTTCCTCCATCGCCAATCATCATGTTGGCTCCAGATCTGGGGGGAAAACAGACGGCTTCGACCGCGGTGACTCCAAATCTAGATGTGGTTGGTCGCCCACACCTAGGACTCCAGATCTGGACGGAAACACAGTAGTACCCCACGCGGTTGTCTCAACGCGTCGTCACCGCTCAACTGTGGACGGTTCTAGCGCAGTCGGTGTGGATGTCGAGGGGAAGGGGGAACGTGTGtgacgagagagagagagagagagagagagagagagcggggGGGGAGAGGGGGGAGTGGCGTGTGGGTTTGTTCGTTATAGAAAAGCTTTAACAAAGTACCAAGGGGAACCTTGTCAAACTTGGAGTGATTTTTCTTGCTTTTGCAACTTTAAACCTTACTCATATGAGATGAACAAACTCTATTACTAAGAAAAGAGGGAGGGTAGATTGTGCATGCTTGTGAATCGTGCACTCGCTTTTCGACTATTGTATTTTCCCATTTGGGAAAGAGTGCAGCACCTCCTTGTTCCCATTAGAAGATTAGGTGAAGGCTTAATAAGAAATTAGGGAAGGCCCACCCTGAAATTCAATAGGAGAACGGATTAGATGGAGGTTTAATAGGAAATTAGGGAGCTCCCATCATGAAATTCTGGTTCGGACAGATTAGGTGGAGGCTTAATAGGAAGTTAGCATGGGCCCACCCAACTAATTCAAGGGGAGTTTACCTGTAGATTAT belongs to Triticum urartu cultivar G1812 chromosome 7, Tu2.1, whole genome shotgun sequence and includes:
- the LOC125524608 gene encoding uncharacterized protein LOC125524608 produces the protein MMIGDGGNQDTISDGHVLPRLASEKVVVASTSPSAVNIEEEFEADIMQNINRSSNTPIFVHRVMFGPEGWADLPHGLLHSIIVLLGSTRDLLAFIATCPSWYAAFMSIKSTLGELFPPVIFRNCADQTSSAGSNIGNTWELIDPVYPSTPLCRLTPSSILDKMAVVKCSYGHAIFCYDRSLVIMDVLTGTTVAAPPFPLSQLCYRTFISPEASPDSYLFVSSPHCLYAWRVGSPSWLHCDFLNAHLIKEMVSFKGRVIMRMRQKLYTVHLAPQFHVEVLRVECRDYMDPYVLFGNLVACEDTLLLLGRNGEVFSIDFSTEPAKYVSVEEGGLKKWAFFFGAKCTGQPRLLVNPERMGLRGGLVYQLDENYRVFSYPVDGNQNEELEPEPCFATINAYLARNPTSFAAWV